ggctcctatgtgaagttctcgtactcacgccggtgagtctcgaacagtctggccttcacatGAGGtataccctcgtggtagttctcaaggcacgtccaaattttgtgggcttcctgaaaaccctggacgcgtgagaactccgcacgagaaacgccagcgaacaaggcattgacggccttggcgttagcctcgtgctgggtcacctgaagaggcgtggtcgaacagccagcacctcgtagagctggttcttggtaatctcccagacctcggctcccatgctctgcaaaaaggctctcatgcgaaccttccagtaggcatagtcctcgccggaaaataccgggatcttaccaagactcgccatggtcgccaagtggttttcgaaccggttaaggtattgaaaacctcaaccaagctctgataccaattgtgggaccgaagacggcgaccagaggggcggtgaatgggagccgatcaaaaaattcttcgaaattcgaatcgtcggcctatgtcccaaaatcgctcaaaccctcaagcgttctgaccaaagtttggagtagctattgaaaagctaaaccaacacaacatgcctcgaacgagcgagcgaaaccacgaagcaaatcggaagcaaaaccgaaaaactgcagaactgatctgcctggaccggtctgatcggtgcgctggaccggtctgaccggtcgtgcctaccggtctgaccggtagcacccagaaaacccccgagaaattggattcaaacggtgaatctcgagcaaacgaccacgaaaatcggtgaaacttgggggattgcttcacCCCtatcccgtgaacatatccccaagagatctcggcCTAAAGATTaacgaatcttgagaattatgggggagatcaaaagggattggggttttctcaaaaactcaagaactcgaattcgaaccagccagtgattccagagggtttaagACAGagttagaagcacgggaatcacagcaaagaactcataacctcctcgcaatcaagtgcaccaaaaatgaaatcgaaatttcatcaaacaaggcacaaaacgaggagatggattgattccaaccgcccagagggcacgaggaggttagggcctcctttcccaatcaaatccacaagagttctcacacaaacaacattcaaatctaccctaaTGAGATGAACAGGGAGAgagagacgcaggggcggcggcctggggaacagaacaattcacggacgcaatacaaaagccgcccttgacctaacacaagtgaaggggtatttatacccgcgggaccggtcagaccggttggcctgcagctcccctgtacacgatctcatccgacggccgaggttctttcttcgaaacgaagtcttctccgcgatgccgccgtcttgatgaagatccagtccgcggttttggatggtccgcgaaacccgggtaggtggccggttttgagaaaaccgccaaaacctcacgcgcggggagattcccgcctccacgccgtggccctagaggccgttcccgcctcggccttctgacggccctagacgccgcccgacgcccgtcacctccgtcagtcccgagaccgacgcccgtgcctccacgactcggcgtcttcaaccgccgtccgcctccttggttttgtggcgcaaaccaagaaacccgccttccttcgccgcttgcgccctcgatccaggagtggacgccacagctgccgtccggtccgagctccggtcccggctgcccttcaccgtcgTCCactgcacggtccatcggccacaacacctccacgacagctccccgtcgacactcgacgcccgtgtacctgcaatccaaagaccaagcgcacgatcacaccgcacggttgacaattcactcatcacaagcatgataaagtactctcgttcctcataTCCAGCGAGAATAGTAAAACTCAACATGTACTATTCATTCagccgcccgccgagcccagcAGCTCTTTTCAGAGTAGCCGAACTGGGCCATAGTTGACAGGTTCAGTGGTAGAGCAGGACACATCAACATTGTTTTCACGATATTTGAGCCATTTGCCCGAAGCGTTGGCTGATTTGACCGAGAAAAATGCCTCTGGGATCCAGGTGCCAATCTGAGAAAACTTACGGCCGCCGTTGGTCAGCAGCTTAGCAGTATTCGATTAAAAGTACTTATTTGGAAAAGGACTTTGAGTCCGACATGCAACAGAAGtcagcatcagacagctgatcTAATACAAGCATTTCGATTGGATTCTGGCGCATAGATCTTTTACTTTAGACCCCTATATTATATCTACCAGGTGTACGTGTGTAACAACCTCTCCACTCAGACCAGAAACAGGAGCCCCGCCGTGTGCTCCTGGAGGAGTCCGGTTCTTCATCAGCTTCTGCATTTTCTTTCAGACCAGCTTGCCTGTTGCAATTTGCAAACCTCGTCATGTCGATAGGGCACATGCAGTCCAGCTTCTTACTTGGTGCAGCACTGCAGGTACTCTCTGGTTTGCTTGATCGGCATTCTGCTACATCGAGTGGCATTGTTTCATTCATAGGATTCCATCATTTTGCAGAGGACGAAGGTCACACGAACTGGTTGTAGACGACCCAGCAGGCTCTTCGTTCTGACGCTTGGGGCTCTGCTGGTCGTGTCCTGCGGGGCGGCAACTGCTGGAAGCGTCAGCCGCGGCGGCACcctcggcggggaggaggacggcgccgACCTGCGCTCCCTCCTCGACTTCAAGCGCGCGATCACCAACGACCCGCGAGGCGCCCTGAGCGCGTGGAACGCTAGCGCCCACTTCTGCCTCTGGAGCGGCGTCcggtgcggcggccggccgcgccgcgtcgTGGCGCTGGACCTGGCCGGGCAGGGCCTCTCGGGGCAGATCGCCGCCTCGCTCGGGAACCTGTCGTCCCTCGCCGCCCTCAACCTCTCCGCCAACGGCTTCTCCGGCCCGATACCCCCTCACCTCGGCCGCCTCGCCGAGCTCCGGTCGCTTGACCTCAGCTACAACACGTTGCAGGGGAGCATCCCGGGCGCGCTCACAAACTGCTCCACCTTGAGGACACTGAACCTGTCGAGGAACTTCCTCGTGGGGCGGATCCCAGCGGAAATCGGCAGGCTATCCAACCTGACGTCCCTGAGCCTTCGCTTCAACAACCTCACCGGGATCatcccgccggagctctgcAACGTCACTTCCCTGGAAGAGCTCCGTCTCACGTACAACCAGCTCGGTGGTAGCATTCCTGGAGGGATTGGGAAGCTGACGGAGCTGAGGACGCTGTCGCTAGCAATAAATAGGATTTCCGGTGGGATCCCTGAAAGCCTCTTCAATCTGTCTCTGCTGCAGTTGCTAAGCCTGACAGGCAATAGGTTAGATGGCCAGTTGCCTCCTGCAATCGGCAACGCCTTCCCTAACCTCCAATTTCTTGATCTGGCTACCAACATGCTTGAGGGTTCTGTCCCGGCATCACTAGGCAACCTTTCCTCGATCCAAGAGATGGATTTAGAGAAAAATCGATTTAGAGGGAAAATCCGAGTTCCATTTGGCATGCTCCCTGGCCTCGTTCGGATGGACCTGGAGCTAAACAATCTTGAAGCAAAGGACAGAGCAGATTGGCAGTTCTTCAGTGCACTCGGAAACTGCAGCCGTCTGCAAATGCTCGGGCTCTACGGGAACCAGCTGCAGGGAGTCGTGCCAAGTTACATCGGTAACCTTTCGTCCTCTCTTCGGTACATATCTATGGGTGGTGATTACAATTTATCAGGCGTTCTCCCCTCGAGCATAGGGAACCTTCGTAACTTGAACTGGATTGCATTTGGCCACACCAGTGTAGCAGGCACAATCGGAGAGTGGATTGGGAGGCTGGAAAACTTGCAAGGTTTATATGTTCCAATGAACAATTTCGTGGGTCCTATTCCATCATCTATAGGAAATCTTACCAAGTTGGCAGCTATCAACATGTACGGCAATGGTTTCACAGGTCCCATACCGTCCACCATAGGCGACCTTCCGCAGCTATCGGTTTTGAGTCTTGGTCACAACAATTTCCACGGCACTATACCCAAGGAGATCCTTAGAACAGCCACATTAACCAAGTGCTTGATATACGACAATAATTTGGAAGGCCCGATTCCTGACTTTGGTAATCTCCAGCAGCTCACGTGGCTAGACCTTTCATCCAACAAGCTTTCAGGGGAGATACCTGCATCTCTAGGCACATGTCAACAGTTGCAAAACATTCAGATGGGCCAGAACTTCCTCTCAGGAAGCATCCCAGTGTCTTTGGGAAATCTTATAAACTTGGCAATGCTCAATCTTTCCCGAAACAATTTGTCAGGCACCATTCCAACTTCTCTAAGCGATCTTCAACTTCTGTCCCAGTTGGATCTATCTAACAATCATCTAGAAGGAGAGATACCAAGAACAGGGGCATTCAGGAATGTTACAGGCATTTCACTCCAAGGCAACTGGGGCCTATGTGGAGGAGTAGCGGAGCTACACATGCCTTTATGCCCGGTTGTTCCTCAAGAAACAAGACGAAGCAAAACGTTGGTTAAAATTTTGGTCCCCGTACTTGGTTCTCTGGTGCTTATGTTATTGGTATATTTGAAATTAATCAGAAAGAGGACGTCGAGAATTCAGCTATCACTGTCAGGCGAGCAATTTCCTAGAGTTACTTATAAAGCTCTAGTACAGGCCACAGATAATTTTGCAGAGTTCAACTTGATTGGGAGAGGAAGCTCTGGTTCGGTATACAGAGGAAGGTTAACCCAACCAAACAAGCTTGTGGCTGTAAAGGTTTTTCACCTTGACATGCAAGACGCGGATAGAAGTTACATGGCAGAATGCAAAACTTTGAGAAATATTCGGCACAGGAATCTCCTGCCGATTTTTACAGCATGCTCTACAATTGATAATAGGGGAAACGATTTCAAAGCTCTAGTTTATGAGTACATGACCAACGGCAACTTGGATACTTGGCTGCACCCAGCAGGCGACAGACATGTTCTAAATCAACTGGGCCTAACTCAAAGGATTGACATAGTTGTTGACATAGCTGATGcgttgcaatatctacaccatGACTGTCAGAGTCCTATTATCCATTGTGATTTGAAGCCCAGCAATATCCTTCTGGACGAAGATATGATTGCTCATTTGGGAGACTTCGGCGTCGCGAGGTTCTACCTTAGATCCATGTTGGCATCAGGAGAAGATCTGGGCTCGATAGGTTCAGTCGGTTTGAAGGGAACCATAGGCTACATAGCTCCAGGTACTTTTTTCTTCTATCCATAACTTCCGTTTCTCTGCAAAACCAAAATCATTATTTATTTACAAGAATCTCACCTTCTGTTGCACTTCTGACTTGGTATTCAGAGTACGCTAGAGGGAGCAATGTTTCGACTTCTGGAGATGTGTACAGTTTCGGAGTAGTACTAATGGAGATACTGACAGGAAAAAGGCCAACTGACCCAATGTTCTGCAATGGACACACCATCGTTGATTTCGTCAAGAAGAGTTATCAACATGAGGCACTTCATATCCTTGACGCTTGTCTCCAAGAAGAATGCCACGAGTTCGCCCGATCAAacatggaagaagaagaagatgacagcGTCTACCAGTGCTTGCTGTCCCTGATACAAGTGGCACTTTGTTGCACGTGCCAAATCCCTAGTGAACGGAGGAACATGAGAGAAACGACTGCGAAATTGCACGCGATCAAAATGTCGTACAGGTCTTTGGAGGGGAAGCTAAGCACCCTTCATCAGTAGTACGACGTACCATATACCAGATGATACTTGTTGCTTGTACTTAATCCAAAGGCATAAAAAACGAAATGATCTTCTGTAGGCAACCACTATCATGCTGCGACGGCTGAAAAAACTGCTAGGGtgcatctgaattctgaaatgGAATGCTCCTTCTTTCGAAATGTGTAGACATTTTTTTTAGATACAATGTGTAATAAACATTAATAAACTGAAGAAAATGAGTGGACCCTGCAAATATTAAGAGTCGCTTGTGTGACAAACGACCCAATAACTATCTTTTGTTTcggaataatttttttgttcccAAACATTTTTTTACTGCtggaataattaaaaaaatgttcAAAAAAATTGTTCTGAAACAAATTTGACTCAAGTATATATGCGAGTCAGTTTGTTAGGCCAGTTTAGATCCAAAACATAAAATCTGGAGTGGAAAAGACTTAATATGAAAGTCTGGGGTCA
This sequence is a window from Panicum virgatum strain AP13 chromosome 7K, P.virgatum_v5, whole genome shotgun sequence. Protein-coding genes within it:
- the LOC120642368 gene encoding receptor kinase-like protein Xa21; translation: MSIGHMQSSFLLGAALQRTKVTRTGCRRPSRLFVLTLGALLVVSCGAATAGSVSRGGTLGGEEDGADLRSLLDFKRAITNDPRGALSAWNASAHFCLWSGVRCGGRPRRVVALDLAGQGLSGQIAASLGNLSSLAALNLSANGFSGPIPPHLGRLAELRSLDLSYNTLQGSIPGALTNCSTLRTLNLSRNFLVGRIPAEIGRLSNLTSLSLRFNNLTGIIPPELCNVTSLEELRLTYNQLGGSIPGGIGKLTELRTLSLAINRISGGIPESLFNLSLLQLLSLTGNRLDGQLPPAIGNAFPNLQFLDLATNMLEGSVPASLGNLSSIQEMDLEKNRFRGKIRVPFGMLPGLVRMDLELNNLEAKDRADWQFFSALGNCSRLQMLGLYGNQLQGVVPSYIGNLSSSLRYISMGGDYNLSGVLPSSIGNLRNLNWIAFGHTSVAGTIGEWIGRLENLQGLYVPMNNFVGPIPSSIGNLTKLAAINMYGNGFTGPIPSTIGDLPQLSVLSLGHNNFHGTIPKEILRTATLTKCLIYDNNLEGPIPDFGNLQQLTWLDLSSNKLSGEIPASLGTCQQLQNIQMGQNFLSGSIPVSLGNLINLAMLNLSRNNLSGTIPTSLSDLQLLSQLDLSNNHLEGEIPRTGAFRNVTGISLQGNWGLCGGVAELHMPLCPVVPQETRRSKTLVKILVPVLGSLVLMLLVYLKLIRKRTSRIQLSLSGEQFPRVTYKALVQATDNFAEFNLIGRGSSGSVYRGRLTQPNKLVAVKVFHLDMQDADRSYMAECKTLRNIRHRNLLPIFTACSTIDNRGNDFKALVYEYMTNGNLDTWLHPAGDRHVLNQLGLTQRIDIVVDIADALQYLHHDCQSPIIHCDLKPSNILLDEDMIAHLGDFGVARFYLRSMLASGEDLGSIGSVGLKGTIGYIAPEYARGSNVSTSGDVYSFGVVLMEILTGKRPTDPMFCNGHTIVDFVKKSYQHEALHILDACLQEECHEFARSNMEEEEDDSVYQCLLSLIQVALCCTCQIPSERRNMRETTAKLHAIKMSYRSLEGKLSTLHQ